In a single window of the Euleptes europaea isolate rEulEur1 chromosome 4, rEulEur1.hap1, whole genome shotgun sequence genome:
- the TAL2 gene encoding T-cell acute lymphocytic leukemia protein 2 produces the protein MTRKIFTNSRERWRQQNVNSAFAKLRKLIPTHPPDKKLSKNETLRLAMRYINFLVKVLGDQGLQETGVSPRGRILGLFQQSPSLESMEELTFIEDSEVPSPSTTSNVPECWSEESSP, from the coding sequence ATGACCAGAAAGATCTTCACCAACAGCAGGGAACGATGGAGGCAACAGAACGTCAACAGTGCCTTTGCTAAGCTGCGGAAGCTTATCCCCACCCATCCTCCAGACAAGAAACTCAGCAAGAACGAGACCCTCCGCTTAGCCATGAGGTACATCAACTTCCTTGTCAAGGTGCTGGGAGACCAAGGCCTGCAGGAGACAGGGGTGAGTCCTCGGGGACGGATACTAGGACTGTTTCAGCAAAGTCCGAGTTTGGAAAGCATGGAAGAACTGACGTTCATTGAAGACTCTGAGGTCCCTTCTCCTAGCACAACCAGCAACGTCCCCGAGTGTTGGTCAGAAGAATCCTCACCATGA